A section of the Lynx canadensis isolate LIC74 chromosome A1, mLynCan4.pri.v2, whole genome shotgun sequence genome encodes:
- the MRPS36 gene encoding 28S ribosomal protein S36, mitochondrial produces MMGSKMASASRVVQVVKPHTPLIRFPDRRDNPKPNVSEVLRSAGLPSHSSSISQHSKGSKSPDLLMHQGPPDTAEIIKTLPQKYRRKLVSQEEMEFIQRGGPE; encoded by the exons ATGATGGGCAGCAAGATGGCGTCTGCCAGCAGGGTCGTTCAG gtaGTCAAGCCACATACTCCATTAATAAGGTTCCCTGACAGAAGAGACAATCCTAAACCCAATG tatcagaAGTTTTGAGATCAGCAGGACTACCATCTCACTCTTCTTCAATTTCACAGCATTCTAAGGGAAGTAAATCACCAGATTTGCTGATGCATCAGGGTCCTCCAGACActgcagaaataataaaaacattaccTCAGAAATACAGAAGGAAGCTTGTGtctcaagaagaaatggaatttatCCAA cgTGGAGGTCCGGAATAA